A genome region from Prionailurus bengalensis isolate Pbe53 chromosome B4, Fcat_Pben_1.1_paternal_pri, whole genome shotgun sequence includes the following:
- the LOC122473112 gene encoding olfactory receptor 6C4-like, translating into MKNRTFSEFILLGFTNQPEVQIVIFIFLLLTYVISVLGNLTIIILTQVHPHLQTPMYFFLRNFSFLEISFTSIFIPRFLTSVTTGNKVISFAGCFIQYFFAIFLGATEFYLLASMSYDRYVAICKPLHYLTIMSNRVCIQLVFCSWLGGLLAILPPITLMSQVDFCASNVLNHYYCDYGPLLELACSDTSLLEQMVIFVAVVTLVVTLVLVTFSYTYIIKTILRIPSAQQRTKAFSTCSSHMIVISLSYGSCMFMYINPSAKEEGAFNKGIAVLITSITPLLNPFIYTLRNQQVKQAFKDTIKKIMKL; encoded by the coding sequence ATGAAAAATAGGACGTTTAGTGAGTTCATCCTGTTGGGCTTCACAAATCAACCTGAGGTCCAAATTGTGATATTCATCTTTCTGCTCCTCACTTATGTGATAAGTGTCCTAGGAAATCTGACCATCATCATTCTCACTCAGGTACACCCTCACCTCCAGAcccccatgtatttcttcctccGGAATTTCTCCTTCTTAGAAATTTCCTTCACATCCATTTTTATTCCCAGATTTCTGACCAGTGTGACAACAGGAAATAAAGTCATCAGTTTTGCTGGATGcttcattcaatatttttttgCTATATTCCTTGGAGCAACAGAGTTTTACCTCTTGGCTTCTATGTCCTATGACCGCTATGTTGCCATCTGCAAACCCCTGCATTACCTGACCATCATGAGCAACAGAGTCTGCATACAACTTGTGTTCTGCTCCTGGCTGGGGGGATTGCTAGCTATCTTACCCCCAATCACCTTGATGAGCCAGGTGGATTTCTGTGCCTCCAATGTTCTGAATCACTATTATTGTGACTATGGGCCCCTTCTGGAGCTTGCCTGCTCAGACACAAGCCTCCTAGAACAGATGGTCATCTTTGTGGCGGTTGTGACTCTGGTGGTTACCCTGGTGCTGGTGACATTTTCTTATACATACATTATCAAGACCATTTTGAGGATcccttctgcccagcaaaggacaAAGGCTTTTTCCACTTGTTCTTCCCACATGATTGTCATCTCCCTCTCTTATGGCAGCTGCATGTTTATGTACATCAATCCATCAGCAAAAGAAGAAGGCGCTTTCAACAAAGGAATAGCTGTGCTCATTACCTCAATTACTCCCTTATTAAACCCCTTCATTTACACTCTAAGAAATCAGCAAGTGAAGCAAGCATtcaaggacaccatcaagaagaTTATGAAGCTTTAA